In the genome of Anabaena cylindrica PCC 7122, the window TGTTCAAAATATCCTCAAAATATAGTCTGAGACTACGAGACATAGATTGCCTCTGTTTCAACAGCATCTCTAATTTGAGGCTTTAACATCTTCTTGCTAACTACATCTACGGGACATCCCAAACTATCCTCCAGAAAAAACTTTAAGTCCATGTAACAGTCAAACGTCACCTTGCCCTCAAACTCTACTAATAAATCAATATCACTTTTAGCCGTGGCTTCATCCCTTGCTACCGAACCAAATAAAGCCAGAGACTTTACACCATAACCACGAATTTCTGCCCCATGAGCTTTTAAAAAAGCGATTAAAGTTTCTCGTTTCATTTTTTTAATCCTCAAACATTTTTCACTCTAATAAATCGGAAATAGTCGGACACAATTAAATTGACTCGTTGAAAGAGGGAACACTTAAGTAGGTTGGCGTTAAAAATAGTCGTTGGGGCAGGGAGCAGGGGGAAAAAGGGTTTATTTACTTTTCTTCACACATTTTGGTTATCTCACGTCCACCTACTTAACAGGGAACAGAAAAATCGCTTGTTGTAATTAATTCTGTCGCATTACTTATCGTATCAAGTTATTCATAGCAATTGACCAGCATATTTTCCTAACCAAACCTGCAAAGCATTTTCGTCAATTTCCCCAGATGCTAAACTCTCCATCACTAATACTATCTCTTGCTCTGGTGCATTGAAACCATAAGCATTCACACCCAAAAAAACATACATCGCCATAAAAGCTGTACGCTTATTGCCATCCGCAAACAGATGATTTTTACACAAAGCAAAACCATAAGCCGCTGCTAATTCCAGGAGCGAAACTTCCGGCTGATAGGAAAACCGATGCCGGGGACGGGCTAAACTTGCTGCTAAATTAGGGCTATCTCTCACCCCAGATAACCCACCATACTGAGAAATCAAATCCTCATGGATAGCAAGCACCATCTGTTCAGTTAGCCAGGTTGGTTCATTCACTTAGCGAGTTCCTTCAATGCCTGACGAAACTTCTGGCTACCTTGCCGATAGATGGCCATTGCTTTCTCAAACTCAGGATCATAAGGACTAAGCTGGAGTCCATGTTCAGTTTCCGTCACAAATATGGTATCTCCTTCGGAAAGATTGAGTTTTTCTAACAACTCCTTAGAAAAAGTCACCCCTACTGAATTACCAATTTTGCGTAACTTTAAGGTTTGGATCATTAAACTTTCGCCTATGTAATTACGAGTGTAACTACTATCTTAGCCTTAAATTCCCAACGGGAGCAACTCCTGGCTTACGCCACGCGCTCTGCTATCGGCAGCTACGGTGTACACACAAGCCTTGCTCCCAAAGCAACTCAAAAATGTGATCCATGGTTATATACACGTAAATAAATCCCTTAAACAACATCAACAACGTTCTTGCAAGAGATTGTTGCACAACGTTGTATAAAGAGTTTACATATTTATCCAACAACGTATACAATGTTCACCCCCTTCAGAACCAAACAAGTGAGCATATATGCAAGTCAAAAAGGGAATAACAACCGAAGGAAAAGAAATTTGGATGGTTTTAAATGATGATTACTCTCCCGTAATTCCAATCTATGACTATCTGCGTTACTTAGAAAATAAAAATTACTCACCAAACACGATAAAAGCTTACGCTAGAAATCTGAAGCTTTATTGGGAGTTTTTGGAATCATGAGAAATTGATTGGATTCAGATAACAATTTTGAAGCTATCCGAATTTATACATTGGTTAAAAACTTCCTCATCAAAAATAATTAATTTATCTTCATCAAAGATGGGAAGAACAGAGAAGACTATTAATCATATATTAAAAACCGTTAAAT includes:
- a CDS encoding site-specific integrase, whose product is MVLNDDYSPVIPIYDYLRYLENKNYSPNTIKAYARNLKLYWEFLES
- a CDS encoding AbrB/MazE/SpoVT family DNA-binding domain-containing protein; translation: MIQTLKLRKIGNSVGVTFSKELLEKLNLSEGDTIFVTETEHGLQLSPYDPEFEKAMAIYRQGSQKFRQALKELAK
- a CDS encoding nucleotidyltransferase family protein encodes the protein MKRETLIAFLKAHGAEIRGYGVKSLALFGSVARDEATAKSDIDLLVEFEGKVTFDCYMDLKFFLEDSLGCPVDVVSKKMLKPQIRDAVETEAIYVS
- a CDS encoding type II toxin-antitoxin system death-on-curing family toxin; this translates as MNEPTWLTEQMVLAIHEDLISQYGGLSGVRDSPNLAASLARPRHRFSYQPEVSLLELAAAYGFALCKNHLFADGNKRTAFMAMYVFLGVNAYGFNAPEQEIVLVMESLASGEIDENALQVWLGKYAGQLL